GTGAACGTGTGCGTGCCCGTGCCGGTGCCCGATCTTCTCTCTCACTTTAAATAAGCTTCATGCTATTTTGAGCAAAAAACATTCAGGAGTCTATTTATGCGCAAATTTGGTTTAGTTCTGATTGCGATCTGTTTTTCTCTAGTTGCGTATGCAGATGCGCCATCTAAAGCCCCTGCCAATCCACCAGCTCTTGCTCCAACAAAGCAGCCTCCAGTTCCAGGTCAACCTACAGTGCCATCCTTGGATCAGACTCCGGATGAAACCATTCCAGAAACACCGACATATGAGTATGCCCTCGGAAAGATGCTGCTCACCCTGCTCGGCTTAATCGTCTTGATTATTCTGACAGTCTGGATGCTGAAGAAGCTGGGTTCTGGCAAAGCTGGGAGCGCATCTGGTCAGTCGATTAAAATCCTCGAAAGACGCCCCCTAAGCCAGAAGTCTGTTCTCTACCTCATCGAAGTTCAAGGAAAGCAGGTTCTTATCGCAGAGTCGCAGCTGGAAGTGCGCAGACTCGCAGACATCGAACTCCCTCCAGAACTCGACTAACCCCCTTAAAAAACTCTTTTTTGGAGTGCGGCGACTCGGCGCCGCTTTTCTTAAAATCGACCTGTCGATTTTTTCTAGCAAGAACGCTTCTTATCATATTTATTTGAAATTAAGAGAGATCGCCGAGGCGATCTCGAGAAAAGCGGCGCCGAGTCGCCGCACTCCAAAAAAAGCTTCGGACAGGCTAGGTTTTTTTGAAGGTGGAGAAGAGCTCTTGGATGCCATAGAAGGGCAAGATGGTAAAGAAGGCGAGCGTCAGAACAAAAAAGATGTAGCTGAGGACGATAAAGAGTCCATCCTCCTCCATGATGCCAATTGAAACGAGCGCTGTTGTAAGCCCTGGCAGAAAGTTGGTGCCAGGCGGGAGCGGCAGAGCTAGAAAAAAGCCGCATACAGCGAGCATCACCCCGTGTAAAATTTGAAGATGCGGATGTCTCACAAGAAACTTCCCGCGCGGCTTTATTAGCTTCTCAGCGCGTTTCATCACCCTTGCAGCTGTGCGAAACCCTTTTGCTAAGGTCGCACCGCTCATCTTGCGTTTTAAAAGAAAACGAGGAAACCAGAGAGACGTTCCCTTAGCAATTCTGATTCCATTGAAACAGATGAAGATACCGAAAAGGATTGAAAGACCTGGAATGGGAACAAAGAGAACAAAGGGAAGTGAGAGAACCAGCGTGATTAGCGCCTGAGTCCGGGTATGCAGAAGCCCCACAAGCTCTTTTAAAGTGAGATCCTTCTCTTGGCAGGTGTGCGCTAAGTGGTGAAACTCAACAGATAATCGATGGTTCATATCTCAGTGGGATATACACCGAAGAGCTCGATTTGTCTAACAATTAATAAATTACGCCTTCTGCTCTGCGCTCGAATTTATTTCGTTCGGTTCCATCAGCTGAACGGATCTTTTCAGTGGTATGCTGGGAGGGCATAAAACACAAGGCCATAAAGAAGACCTTGTCTTTGAGCGGTATAGCTAAGGCTTGTTTATACTCCTCACTTTCACCCCCATAAATTCTTTTTGCTTCGGCTGGATAGCGAAAATCCTGTTTATGTGTCGCGCCATTAAAAAGAAGCCTTTGTGCCGCAACGATAATCTTCCTTCCATCATATTGAGAGAAAAAACCGACAAGCGCCCCTGTCTGATTCATTAAAAAGAAGAGAGGAGCAACAAGAATATGGCGCACAGTAGGCCAGGCTTCATTAACCACCTCTTCCGCAAGATGAGGCAGAAAACCCACGAGAGCTGAGCCTAGCCCTTCACTGTAGTAGTCCCGATTGAGAAGGCTGATCGTGTTGAATAGCGCTTCGGCAACATTATAGACCAGGCGAACGAGTGCAAACATGAAGTCGCCTGCACAATATAATGGATTAAAGATAAAGATAAGTGAGCTCTTTAAAACAATCATCGGCTCCCCATCTTTAAAAGAGTAGAGATCCCCCGTGTGACAATCTTCTAGATACTTTAGCACAAGCTCTCTGCTTCCATCTGAATTTGTCTTTGTCCCTGAGAGCAGAACTCTATCGCCATTTGCATCAAGCTTGTAAAAGTCGACCTCCTTCCAATGGGGAGCATCGCCCACGATGCAGCTAGGAAGACAGGATGTAATAGGGAGGCTACAGCAGCTCATCTTTATCACCTAAAATTAAATAAACTTGACGTCTATTTTACATTAAAAGATGATATTTGACTCAATAAAAAAATCAATTAACAAAACTAGCTCGCAAAAACCACTTTAAAATACTAATAATAATTTTAATTATTATTTTTTAGAAGCAGAATTGTTATAATTGACGCACTATGACTACTACTGCATTAGCACCTATTCAAGCTCCAGTTGTACTACCAGCTGCTCGTTATGAGTGCCCTCCGGGCCCTTCAGAGCCCTGGGAAGAGACAGCTTGGAGAGTTGGGACCTTCGTTTTAAGGACGCTGCTCGTCCTTCCGCTCTTGCACGACATCGCGCAATCCGCAGTTCACTGGGTCGCTGGCAAGTTTGTTCTCATGACCTCCTTTAACATGGACACTTTTAGAGTTGTGCTGACAGTTTTCGCTATTCTCTTCAGTCCGCTGGTTGCACCTGTTGAGATTTTTCTCTACTTTGCTTTTAATTTTCAGAACCATTGGGCGCTGGATCTACTATTTACCCTCATCTGTACAGCTCTCATTCTTCCAGTAATTGTGGTATGGGGAGCAAACATCTTTATGCTTGTTTCTGCAGGACCATTTTTTGGAGGTTCAACTGATAGAAGCGCGAAGAGAGATGACGTTTTTTCTCAGGTTCAGAACAAGGGATTGGGAAGCATCCAGAGACTCACACTCGTCACTCAAGATGGGTGCACTCTTGACGGGGCGCTCTTTATTCCAAACGGTGCGCGAAGAGACCGTCTTCTTATTCACACAGGAGGCAATGCCGTCTATTACGAGTACGCTTTAGTACGTTACGTAAATGAGGCACTAGCGTTAGGGGTCCCCACACTCTCTTTTAATCCGCGCGGCAGCGGCGACAGCACAGGCTCTCCTTCCGCTGAAGGGCTTGCCCAAGACGCCTACACCGCCTTTCGTTATGGAATGGATGTGATGCGCATTCAACCAAGACATATTCTTCTTCACGGAATGTCGTTAGGAGCTTCATACGGAACTCTCGCTGCTGCGCGCATTCAAGCAGAGAATCCTACAGAGCCAGTTGGCATCGTCCACGAGCGCTCGTTCTGCAAGCTGGACACTACCGTACAATACTTCTGGGGTGATGGAGTCATCGCCTCCGCAGCAGCAGCAGGGATCCGCTGGACGGGATGGGCTGGGCTAAACAATACGGAAGCATTTGCAAGCTTAAAAGGCCGAAGGCTTATTATATCTCGTCCTGAAGGCAACGATGAGGTAATCCACCATTTTGCCTCGATGAAGTTCGCTTCTACAGCAATGAGAATAGACCAAGATCAGTCGCTAATTGATTATCTGGACCTCGTATTTGTTAAAAACGAGGGGGAACAACGAGCACACAGCGCCCCTTTAACCGGAGTAGAACAGCTCCTTCTTAGCCTGACAAAACGGATATTCCTACAACTTACCTAAAAAGTCGCAGATCTGCTGCTGAGTGTAGAGAAGGTGCTCCTCTGTGTGCGCGCTCGAGACGAAGCAGGTCTCGTAGGCCGATGGCGAGAGGTAGATCCCCCGTTCAAAGAGGAAGGAGAAGAAGCGTCTGAACTGCGCATGGTCTAGCGTTTTGAGATCCTCTTTTGAAGAGACGCTCTTCACTCCAAAAAACAAAGAGAACATCGAGCCTCTTTGAGCGAGGTAAACATTGATGTTCTTCTTCCGGATGAGCTCTGCAATTGGGTCCGTTAGAAGGCGGGTCTTTCTTTCGAGCTCCTGATAGAAACCCGGCTTTTCAAGTTCGTTTAATACAGCAAGACCTGCGGCCATCGCTACTGGATTCCCCGAGAGGGTTCCGGCTTGATAGACGTCGCCGAGTGGCGCAAGCCTGTCCATGATCTCTCTTCTTCCTCCAAATGCCGCGGCAGGAAAGCCGCCTCCGATGATCTTCGCAAGGCAGGTGAGGTCGGGCTGGATGCCTGAGGCTTCTTGCACTCCGCCGAGTCCCACTCTAAAACCGGTGACTACCTCGTCGAAGATGAGAAGAGCCCCGCTCTTTCTCGTCTCTTCGCGTAGCATCTGCAGAAATTCGATGGTAGCAGGCACAAGGCCCATGTTGGCGGCAATCGGCTCTAGAATAACGGCCGCGACATTGCAGTTTTCGGAGAGGAACTTGCGGACGGAGTAGAGGTCGTTATAGCGGAGGGAGCGGGTAAAGCGAACCATCTCTACGGGCACTCCGGCAGAGCCAGGTGGAAGATAGCTCACTCCTGAGCCTGCACCGATGAGGAGGTGGTCGGCGTGCCCGTGGTAGTTACCATCAAACTTTACGATGAGATCTTTTCCTGTGTATCCGCGCGCGAGGCGCAGGGCGCTCATTGTCGCTTCGGTTCCCGAAGAGACGAAGCGGAGCTTTTCTATTGAAGGAAGGTGGGTTGTGATCTGGGTAGCAAAGCGCTCTTCGATGGCGGTTGTAATTCCAAATGAGGAGCCTAGGCTGATCTGCGAGATTGCAGCTTTTGCAACTTCCGCGTGGACATGCCCCAAGATTAGAGAGCCCCAGCTGCTGCAGAAGTCGATGTAGCTTCGCTCATCTTCGTCCCAGATCCTATCGCCCAATCCGCGCTGGACGACGAGCGGGGTCATTTCCAGGCCGAAGAAGGCGCGCACGGGAGAGTTCACCCCTCCTGGCATCACTTTGCAGGCGCGTTCAAAGAGGGCTTCGCTTTTTTTTCTTGCAGTCATGCTCATAGTCTTGGAGTATAATCTCTCAAAATCTAAAAAAACAATCTGTGAAACGAGCGCTCACTCTTTTTTTTACTCTTCTGCTCGCTCTTCCTCTGCTTCTAAATGCGGCAGAGCTCTCCTATTCTGTCGAGTTTGAGGGGCTCTATGACAGTGATGCGCTGCGCTCTGTTAAAGAGGTCTCGCAGCTCATCGCTTTAAAAAAACATCGCCCCTCTTCACTTGGTGCCCTGCGCTACCGCGCCGACGCAGACGTTGCCGACATCGTCAAAGTCCTGCATGGACGCGGCTACTATGAAGCTGCGGTCACTGTGCGGATGGAAGAGGTGATGGATGAGATGCGCGTCACCATGATCATCAAGCCAGGACCGATCTACACGATCGGCAGCTACGAGGTGAGGCTCTACTGCAGGGTGCCTGAGGCGTGCGTCCAGTGCACTCAGATCTCTCCAGAAGTTTTGGAGATGACACCAGGAAAGAGTGCTGAGGCGCCAAAGATCCTGCAAGCCGAGCTAAAAATCCTGGAGCTTCTCGCAGATTGCGGCTACCCCCTGGCATCAATTGTTGAACGGGAGATGGTTGCTGATGGAGAGAAGAAGAGCGTTGAGATCCTAGTTAAAGTGGATACGGGTCCCCTCACCCATTTTGGCCTCCCATCGCTCTCTGGACAGCGGCGGGTAAGACCCGAGTTCATCGAAAAGAAGATCCTCTGGAAGCAGGGAGATCTCTACCAGGACACGAAGGTGGAGAGAACTCAAAGCGCTCTTCTGGATACGGGGCTCTTCAGTGCTGTCATGATTACGCATGAGGATGCTTTAAATGAGGCGGGTGAGCTTCCAATGCGGATAGATGTCACCGAGAATAAGCATCGAAGCGTCCATGTGGGTATCAGCTACCAGACGGTATTCGGACCGGGCGGAACCTTCGGTTGGGAGCATCGCAACATCAACGGACTTGGAAGAAAGCTAAGCATCCACGGAGAGGTAACGCGCATTAGCCACTCCGGCATGGCGACCTACAACATCCCCGACTTCCACAACCCACACCAGGAGTTTGTGGGACAAGCGCAAGCGATGCATGAGTCGATCACCGCCTACTCGGAGCGCTCCTACAACCTACTGGGGCGCATCGAGCGCAAGTTTGGCGAGCGCTTCCGCGCCTCTATCGGTTTAAAAGGAGAGGAGTTAATCGTGCGCGATAGCGTAGAGAATGGGAACTTTCCTCTATTTGAACTCCCTCTCTACTTCCGCTGGAGCTCGGCGGATGATCTTCTCGATCCAACTTCTGGGGCTACCTGGCAGTATATTGCTACGCCAACTGTGAATGTTCGAAGGTCAGCAAAGTTCTATCTTTATGAAGAGATGATCCAGAGCGTCTACTTGCCTCTCACAAAAAACAGAAAAGTAGTTCTGGCTCAGAAGGTCACGCTGGGATCGATCTTTAGTGGAGGACTCGACGATGTGCCAGTACCTAAACGCTTCTTGGGAGGGTCGGAAGAGGATCTCCGCGGATACAAGTATCTAACTGTGAGCCCCCTCTTTCACCATCACAAGCCGATTGGAGGAAGATCTGCAGTCTACTACACTCTGGAGACGCGCTTTCGCGTGAGCAAATCGATCGGCCTGGTTCCCTTTTTTGATGCGGGTAATGTCTACCGCACAATGCTCCCTACCTTCAGAGGCAAGTGGAGAAAATCTGTGGGGCTCGGCGTGCGTATCTTCTCCTTTATCGGCCCACTGCGTTTTGACGTGGGCGTTCCCTTGAATCGCAGAAAAGGTCTCGATTCGAAATACCGACTTTTTGTAAGCATAGGACAGATGTTCTAACACTATGAAAAAAACTAGAAAATTCCGCAGGCGACTACTCGCAATATCCGCAATTGGAGTGGGATCTA
Above is a genomic segment from Chlamydiales bacterium containing:
- a CDS encoding BamA/TamA family outer membrane protein, translated to MKRALTLFFTLLLALPLLLNAAELSYSVEFEGLYDSDALRSVKEVSQLIALKKHRPSSLGALRYRADADVADIVKVLHGRGYYEAAVTVRMEEVMDEMRVTMIIKPGPIYTIGSYEVRLYCRVPEACVQCTQISPEVLEMTPGKSAEAPKILQAELKILELLADCGYPLASIVEREMVADGEKKSVEILVKVDTGPLTHFGLPSLSGQRRVRPEFIEKKILWKQGDLYQDTKVERTQSALLDTGLFSAVMITHEDALNEAGELPMRIDVTENKHRSVHVGISYQTVFGPGGTFGWEHRNINGLGRKLSIHGEVTRISHSGMATYNIPDFHNPHQEFVGQAQAMHESITAYSERSYNLLGRIERKFGERFRASIGLKGEELIVRDSVENGNFPLFELPLYFRWSSADDLLDPTSGATWQYIATPTVNVRRSAKFYLYEEMIQSVYLPLTKNRKVVLAQKVTLGSIFSGGLDDVPVPKRFLGGSEEDLRGYKYLTVSPLFHHHKPIGGRSAVYYTLETRFRVSKSIGLVPFFDAGNVYRTMLPTFRGKWRKSVGLGVRIFSFIGPLRFDVGVPLNRRKGLDSKYRLFVSIGQMF
- a CDS encoding flagellar biosynthetic protein FliO; translated protein: MRKFGLVLIAICFSLVAYADAPSKAPANPPALAPTKQPPVPGQPTVPSLDQTPDETIPETPTYEYALGKMLLTLLGLIVLIILTVWMLKKLGSGKAGSASGQSIKILERRPLSQKSVLYLIEVQGKQVLIAESQLEVRRLADIELPPELD
- a CDS encoding exopolysaccharide biosynthesis protein, which gives rise to MNHRLSVEFHHLAHTCQEKDLTLKELVGLLHTRTQALITLVLSLPFVLFVPIPGLSILFGIFICFNGIRIAKGTSLWFPRFLLKRKMSGATLAKGFRTAARVMKRAEKLIKPRGKFLVRHPHLQILHGVMLAVCGFFLALPLPPGTNFLPGLTTALVSIGIMEEDGLFIVLSYIFFVLTLAFFTILPFYGIQELFSTFKKT
- the hemL gene encoding glutamate-1-semialdehyde 2,1-aminomutase, translated to MTARKKSEALFERACKVMPGGVNSPVRAFFGLEMTPLVVQRGLGDRIWDEDERSYIDFCSSWGSLILGHVHAEVAKAAISQISLGSSFGITTAIEERFATQITTHLPSIEKLRFVSSGTEATMSALRLARGYTGKDLIVKFDGNYHGHADHLLIGAGSGVSYLPPGSAGVPVEMVRFTRSLRYNDLYSVRKFLSENCNVAAVILEPIAANMGLVPATIEFLQMLREETRKSGALLIFDEVVTGFRVGLGGVQEASGIQPDLTCLAKIIGGGFPAAAFGGRREIMDRLAPLGDVYQAGTLSGNPVAMAAGLAVLNELEKPGFYQELERKTRLLTDPIAELIRKKNINVYLAQRGSMFSLFFGVKSVSSKEDLKTLDHAQFRRFFSFLFERGIYLSPSAYETCFVSSAHTEEHLLYTQQQICDFLGKL